The Paenibacillus wynnii DNA window CCTAGTTACTGCACCTTATTTTCGCGACTATGTCCGTGGCCTTACTACGAATCTTCTCCATATCACCAACGATGAGCTGGATCAGGGCGGACTAAACGTATATACAACGCTAGATCAAGATATGCAACGTGCAGCAGAAACCGCAGTAGAGAAAGAAATGGATGGGGATGGGGAGCTTGAAACCGCGCTGGTATCCGTCGATCCTCGGAATGGCTATCTAAAGGCTATGGTTGGGGGTAAAAACTACCGGACGAATCAGTTTAATCATGCACTTTCTTCGACACGTCAGCCCGGCTCGTCTTTTAAGCCGATTATGTACTTGACCGCTTTATCCACCAAGACAATGACCGGCCTATCCGTATTCAACAGTCAGCCGACGCTTTTTCATTATGATAACAACCGAAAGACCTATCAGCCCCGCAACTTTGGGGACAAGTATCTTGGAGAGATTAATATGCGCCAGGCGATAGCAGCCTCGGATAATATATATGCTGTAAATACGATTATGAAGGTAGGGGCGGATAAGGTAGCTGAAATGGCTGCTAAAATGGGCATAGTCAGCCCGCTCCAAAGTGTACCTTCTCTTGCCCTTGGCACTTCACCGGTCAGCCCGCTGGAGATGGCCTCAGCCTTTGCGGTGATTGGAGGCGGGGGAATCCAGACACCCCTCACTGTAATCCTGAAAGTTACTGATGCCAGAGGCGATACTCTCTATGAAGCCCCTAGTCCACAGGGTAAGACTGTGGTGGAGCCGGCAGCAGCCTATGTATTGACTCGATTAATGGAAGGTGTATTTGAAGCAGGGGGTACCGGGAACCGAGTAGCTCCCATTATTAAACGCCCTGTAGCCGGTAAAACTGGAACGACCGACACCGATGCATGGATGGTGGGCTTCACCCCTGAACTTTCCACTGCAGTGTGGGTTGGCTACGATAAGGGGCGCAATATAACTACGGCTGATGGGCGGCGGGCGGCTCCTATTTTTGCGCAGTTTACTGAAAAGGCACTTGAGAATGTACCGCCTAAAATTTTCCCCATTCCTGACGGTGTTGTCAGTGTATATATCAATCCTGAGTCCGGCAAATTAGCCACATCCGGCTGCCCTACAAAGGAGCTGGATACCTTTATCAGCGGCACAGAACCCACTGAATATTGTGATCAGCATGGAAGTGACAGCCCAAACTCCGAGGGAGAAGGCTCTACTACACCTATCGATCCCACCAAGGAGGATGGTTCCCTCTGGGATGATATTAAACGCTGGTGGCTGAACTAGTCTTTGTTGCCAATCGCGTCTGCCGTGGGATACCATGAGACCAACCCACGAGTGGGTCATCTTATACTCATGAACGAGGGGGAGACTGCCATGAATGCCGACAACCATCCCGTAAAAGATCTGCTAACCCCAACCTGCCGCTGCCCCAATCATTCTATAACTATACCGCTCTTGAAGCCGCCCCGCGTCTGTTAGGGCAGCATTTAATCCGCCGTACAGAAGAGGGAGACATCGTTTGCCGTATCGTAGAAACCGAAAGCTATGGCGGGATTGAGGATAAGGGGAGTCACGCTTACGGAGGCCGACGCACAACCCGCACAGAGATTATGTTCAACGCTGGTGGTGCAGCGTACATCTATTTAATTTACGGGATACATTACTGCCTTAATGTGGTGACCGCTGAGCAGGATAATCCCCATGCGGTGCTCATTCGGGCGGTACAGCCGCTCAGTCCCGCTGATGCAGAATATATGGCCGTTAATCGTAATATCAAGATTAAGAGAGCTTCTGACTTGTCCGGTGGGCCGGGTAAGCTCTGTCGGGCACTAAGAATAGATAAGAGTCTTAACGGCACACGTCTTGATGCTCCTGGAGGGTCGCTATGGCTTGAACAAGGTGACGATCCTGCAACTCTTGATATTGTGCAGGCACCCCGCATCAACATTCCTTATGCCGAAGAATATGCTATTCAGCCCTGGCGTTTCTATATTAAAGACAACCCCTACCTTTCTGTAAAAGAGAAAAATGAACAGGTTTTTACATGGACTTAAATTCCACTTTGTGGTTTCGGATCTTAATAATTGGGTATAAAAATAGAGAACCCTAATAAACCTCTCTCGCTGGAACTTATGCTGGAGAGGTTTTCTATGCTTGGTAGAATACCATGGAAATTCTAAATATGTATGCGCTTTCTCCTATACCTTAAATTACATTTACTGTATAATCATTTACGACCACCAAATCTTAAGATTAAATGAGGGACATGGAATGAAGGATACAGGCATGATCCGGAGTTTAGACAGTCTTGGACGAATTGTGGTTCCCGTTGAAATCCGCATGACACGCAATATTGACATTGGGGATCCTATAGAGTTTTTTGTTCTGGATGAGAGCATTATTGTACTAAGAAAGTACACATCGACCGAATGTACGTTTTGCAGAAGTCTGGATAATGTCTCTTACTACAAAGATCAGTTTATTTGCAGCCATTGTCTGAGTGAGTTGAGTCTTCCAGAGCGTCATTTAGAGGATTCTGCACCGCCTCCTAACGCAGGAGAACCTGCCTACGAGGCCAATAGGAAGAAAAGAGCCCGAACCGAAGAGATGAAGGTTCTGCTGGAGCAGGCCATAAAAGATTATCCTCATGCAAATCAAAAAGAGATTGCCGATAAGCTCGGCATCAGCCAGGCAAGAGTAAGCCAGCTTAAAAGAAGGCTTAACCTTTAATATTATAGGATGATCTACTCGTATGTTAAAAAAGGCTACGCTCTTCCTTCATCAGGAGAGCGTAGCCTTTCTATGTTTTATTTAACAGTACCCTATGATACAGATACTACTTTTCACTATTTCTTTAGTCTGAAAGTGCTGCTTTCAGCTCTTGAGGTGAAGCTGCCCACCATTCTGCATTATGAGCTATAAGCAGAGATTGCAGCGCGGCCTTCTCCACATGGCCCAAACCCTCTACAATTACCTTCCGCTTCAAGGAAGCATCGAGCTTATTCACATGATCGGCAAGAATCTTCCAGCCCCGCCGTGCCTCTGTATCTATCCACATTTCACAAGCAGTCAATCCGGCATAGAACTGGCCTTCCACTGTGCGATCTACAGCTACCCATACAAGCCACACTTGTCTGCCTGCAGGAACATCTTCGCGATTCGTTGAGAACTTAATGCCCTTCTCTACCTTACTCTTGGCGTGCATAGCACCAATATCTATTACTGCCTCGCCACCATCGATAATAACAGGCGATACATTGTTCAGATCAATAGAGCCTGCTCCGAACCCTTTATGTTTGCTCTTGGCGTTCACAATATTCAAAGCAATCTGCTTTTTGCCCTCCGGCTGTACGTTATCCATGCTGCACGTCCCTTCTCCTGCGAATAATTTAATTTTAGCTAATAATACAGCGAATGCAAACATATACATCCCGTAGATGCTTGTCAACGGGAGGAATCACAGTATGAAGCTATGGTCACTACGGTTCAAAATCATGACAGGGACTCTGGCAGCCCTCTGTCTGCTGGGAGGAGGAATGTGGGCATTCTCCGGGCATAACCCCTTAAATGAAAACACCTTTGCTCCAGAAAAGGCCAAGTCCCCCATTACCGCCAAAAAAGGAACTCCTGCAAGCCCAATCACCCCGGAGCGAATACCACCTAAGAAAGCTGAAGCCATGAGCCATAGAGTTGTAGAATATCACATTAATGTGCGGTTTGATCCGGATACAAGTGCTTTAAAGGCATCTGAGACGGTGACCTGGACTCACCCGGGCTCCAAACCTGTCAATGAATTGTACTTCCATCTTTACCCTAATGCCTTTTCTTCCATGGATACAACCTTCATGAAAGAGTCGGGAGGCAAGCTGCGCAGTGATTCAATGCCTTCGAACGGATTCGGCAGTATGACTCTAACCGATCTGCGTACCACTGAGGGGGTTTCTCTGCTTCAAAGAATGCAGTATGTACAGCCTGATGATGGGAATGTAAACGACAAATCCTTGGTAAAAGTACATCTTCCACAGTCCGTAAAGGGCGGTCAGAGCATCACGCTTAAACTTCAATACGAGGTAAAGATGCCGAAAATATTTGCACGCATGGGGACTTCTGGCAATTTCGTTATGGCTGGACAGTGGTTCCCCAAGCTTAGTGTTTACGAACCGACGGATACACGCGGGGTCAGAGAAGAAGGCTGGAACTTACATCAATATCACGGCACTTCAGAGTTTTACAGTGACTTCGGTATCTACAATGTAGCCATTTCCGTTCCATCCAACTACACCGTAGCCGCTACTGGTTTTCCTATAAAAAACCCCAAGGTTGTTCAAAACTATAAAACCTATCAGTTCTATGCAGACGATGTACATGACTTTGCTTGGGCGGCCTCTCCTGACTTTGTGGTTGCCCAGCAGGCCTTCTCCTCGCCTGAGGTTCCAGGGGTGCGAATCAAGCTCTACCTTGATCCGCTGCACAAGGACTTACAAGAGCGATATTTTCAGGCTGCCAAAGCGGCTCTAACATATTTCAGTAAATGGTACGGACCTTATCCCTACTCTTCGTTATCTATAGTGGTTCCGCCTGAGCTGGGTAACGGGGCCGGAGGTATGGAGTATCCAACTCTCATTACAGCCTTCGGAGCCAACGGAACATCACCTGACACCTCACTTGAGCGAACCGTCATTCATGAAATCGGTCATCAATACTTCTACGGCATGGTTGCTAACAACGAGTTTGAGGAGGCCTGGCTGGATGAAAGCTTCACCTCCTATGCTGAAGATAAACTGATGGAGAAGGAATATGGTATTGCGCCTAACCTGGCCCTACAAGCAAGCCTCGTAGAAAAGCCGGAGCCGCTGAACCTGGAAACCTGGAGATATAAAGGAAAGGGCGTATACACCCAAAATGTATACATAAGGGGTAAATTGGTGCTGAAGGACATCGAGCTCAGAATTGGCTCCAAGGCGATGGATGCCGTTTTGTCCACGTACGCCAAAAAGTACCGCTTCGGCCATCCCTCAACCTATGATTTTCAAAAAACGGTTGAAAAGGTGACCGGACAGTCCTGGGAAAGTTACTTCGAGCACTATATCTATAGCGGAGGTGCCCCTGACTTTTCGCTTGATCATATATCAAGCATCCGTAAGGAGCTCCAGAACAAGAATGACTCTTACCTTTATGAATCACAGGTGAAGATACGCAATAAAGGAACTCCATATTCAAATGTAAGTCTGAAATTCACCTTTACTGACGGACATACCATGCAGCGGGTATGGGACGGACAGGGTGCAGAGGCTACTTTTCAGTTACTATACAGCGCCCCTCTTCTGTCAGCTGAAATTGATCCCGAGCATTCCATATTGCTTGAGAATAAACATATTAATAATTTTAGATTGGCCGAGCTTGAACGGGATACCGTTTCCCGGTGGACGCTCACTGCAACAAAACTTATAGAGACTGTGCTTGGAACTCTGTCCTGGTGAGGTGAATGATCTTGAGAGTATCGATAACCCGCGGCTTTCACAGCATGAAAGAGCAGTTTTATATTCTAATTTTGTTGTTCATATATCGGTTACTCTGGGGCTACTCTATGTATGGATTCGTGCGGCATGCTATTGTACCCATTCTGCTGCGTTATCCCAACGAGCAAGCTGGCGGCAGTGGAATGAGCAGACTGCTGTTCTACATCGAGGGTCAATTCAGCCTCAGCAGCGATCCTGACGTACAGCGTTGGCTGTGGATGCTGCTGGCCATAACCATACTAAAGTTGCTGCTGTCGCCCTTTATTCGGGCTGGACTGATCCATGAACTGCATCAGGAGTCCAAAGGTGTGCGTGGTCTTTTCTTCTTCCCCGGCATGAAGCTCTATGGCTTACCTGTTCTGATCTTCAGCCTTGTAGAATGGCTACTGGCTCTTGTGCCTCTATACTGGTTGGCCCCGAGAATATACAAGCTGCTCTTGTCCTCATTTCTGGACTATTCGTTGCTGTTAAAGATCAGCCCTTATCTCTTAGTGTGGCTAATTTATATTTTTATCATCCGGTTGTGCCTGTTATATATGCAATTCGGTTACACCAGTGATACGGGCATGTTCTACTCCCTTATTCTCTGTTTGCGGCATATCATCCCTGCACTAGTCACTGCGGCTATCCTAGGGGCAGGCGGATTGCTCATCCTGCTCTTATGTGGATTGACGGGCATCTTTTGCCCCGGATTACCAGCACTCCTTATTCGGCAGATTTCCCCTCTTCCCTCTACCTTCTTCAAAATGTGGGGTTTGGCGGCCCAGTATCACCTGTGGCAAAGCAAGCTTCCAAGTAATAATTAAGATGACCTATGGGCATATATAAGGAGTCTTCGTTCCTAGAACTAGGAGCCGAGACTCTTTTTTGATTAAATATGAATAGAACGTTTGCAAAACAGTAAATCCTTTGTTACAATGATGCCTGTACTGATAGTAACAAGTTTGTAATCTTTTAAGAAATTTCGTAACTATTCAGTACAAAATTGGAGTACCTGTCGCTGTTGTTATGTTACGATTTAGGTGCACAAAACGCCAAATTCCTGAGCACCAGGAAGTGGGGGAACCATATTTTGGGTGAATTGATCTCCTTACAGAGGGATCATAGGGGGCCTTCCACCGAACCCTTAAGCTAACCTCGCCGGCACTAGGAGGAATACATCTTTGAAAAGTCATAACTTTAAGAAAAAATGCACCGCAGCCGCATTGGGGCTTGTGATGGCATTCACCCTTGGTAGCAGCAGCGCTTTTGCTGACTCCAGAATGGATACAGTCATTGCTAAAACCATAGGAACGACGTATAAATTCGGTGGCACCAGTACAGCCGGCTTTGACTGTTCAGGGTTCACCAAATATGTATTCACTAAAGTAGGTCTTACCTTACCCCGTACTTCAAAAGCTCAATTCAAAGTAGGGACTCCCGTCCCGCGCAACAAGCTCCGTTCCGGTGACTTGATTTTCTTCAACACATTCGGAAAAGGCGTGTCCCATGTTGGTATTTATGTCGGCAATGGAAAATTTGCACAATCTTCTTCATCACGCGGTGTAAATATTAGTTCGCTGAGCCAGTCCTACTGGGCCAACCGCTACGTTGGCGCTAAAAGAGTTATGAGTACTACAGCATATAAAGCTGTTGCTTTTGATTGATCTATCCTAGCTAAATAACTAAATACTTAATCGAACATATAGCCCGGAACATGATTATTGCCGTAATCATTTTCGGGTTTTTCTTTATTTCCTTATTCTACCTTTTACACGTATTGAACGATGCTGAAACGCTTTTTTGGATAAAAAATGAAAAAAAACTTAAAAACTTGTCCATTTAGCGCCGCAACAGGATTTAACAGGCTATATAGCTATCAAATATCTCAATATTTTCACATTAATATGTTATAAGTGATTGCCAACTTGGGCTCTGTTTGTTACAATAATCGCAGTGAGTTTTTAGTAACATTTTTGTAATGAATAGCCCGTCCTTTTTGAACCTTTTGTCATGTGTTTCAGATAAGTTTATCTGCATCATCAGTACGTGCCGAGTTTCCTTAATAAAACAAGGAAAACGGGGGAACCACTTTGGGTGAATTGACCTCCTATTCTAAGAGGGGTCATAGGGGACCTTCAACCGAACCCTTAAGCTAACCTCGTAGGCATTTGGAAGGGGTTTACACTTTTGAAGAAAAAGTTAGCAGCCGCAGTACTTAGCTTTTCCATTATTTTTACCGCAATCGGAGCAGGAAGCGCTTTCGCGGATTCCAAGATGGACAAAGTAATCGATAAAGCTATCGGAACTAAATATGTAGCCGGTGGAGTATCGACAAACGGCTTTGATTGCTCTGGTTTTACCATGTACGTCTTCGACAAGATCGGTATTGATTTGCCACACCAATCTGGTTCTCAGTATCAAATGGGTACTGCAGTTTCCCGTAATGAATTAAGAGCTGGAGATCTTCTATTCTTCAATACCAGTGGAAAAGGCGTTTCACATGTCGGCATTTATGTCGGCGATGGTAAATTTGCACATGCTTCATCTTCACGCGGTGTAACCATTAGTACGCTGAGTGACAGTTACTACGTCAACCGCTACGTTGGCGCCAAACGAATTATGAGCACAAGTGCTTATAAGACCGTTGCAAGTGATGTTCAAGAAGACAATGACGATGTACAATAAGTAATACCGATAAGCTCTACTCCGCGATTTTTGCCGAAATCCTGGAGGGGGCTTATTTTTTTTGTCTTATTTTTTCGCCATACTTATTTTTACCCTTCTCATCAACCGTAAAACATCAAATCGCCCCTTAAATCGTTATTTAATAAATTATTTTTTTGTAAATTTTTTCCTTCAATAAAGTTCTTGAGTCGATTATGGCTCTTTTTGTATATAATTAGATATAGATTACTTCCCTGAAAGGAGGTCTTTGACCTATGATTAGTTCTCCTGTAACCTTCCGTGTGGTTCCGATGGAAATCACACATGCAGAAGAGATCTGCCTTTGGAATTATGAACCCCCCTATAACATTTATGGTTGGCAACGCTGGGATCAAATGCAGGCGCTGGGCATAGAATTCGGAGACCCAGAGATACGAAGTCATCAATATGTATCTGTGTTAAATGATCAGGATGTATTTTGCGGTTTTGCTCAGCTCTTCCCAATGGAAGGTGTTGTCAGGCTAGGCATAGGCATGAACCCTGATTTTTGCGGACATGGACTAGGAAAGCTGTTCGTGGATTCTATAGTTAAGGTAGCGTTGAAACGTTATCCTGAATGGGAAATAGATCTCGAAGTCCTCACTTGGAACCAACGTGCTATCCGAACCTATCGCAAATGCGGTTTTACGATTACGGACACCTATGAACGGCGGACACCCACTGGAGATAAGCCATTTTATTGCATGGTCTATGATAAATAGCACCTTAATTTCCACCTTTTTAAGAATAGGCTCTAAATCCGTTCATTTTTTTGCCACAAGTGCTATGATACCGCTTCACCTTCCGTTATAATATAGGAAATAGCTTACATAGAAGGGACGATTGCGGATGCAAAAATGGATAATGAGCGGTTTATTCTTTGCCGCCTGCGCCTTTGCAGTAATACTGATGTTCACTCTACCAGGTAAAGAACAGGTAGCCGAGCAGAACAATCCTACAATGCCCGTAGTCCAACTGGACTCGGCAAAGGCTGAAGCAACAGCACAAAAGGCCCAATGTATCACTTGTCACGGAGACCAATTACAGGGTGGAGTTGGCCCTAGCTTGCAGAACATAGGCAGCGAGCATGATGCTGAAGAAATTTTTAGCATTGTGGCCAAAGGCAGCGGGCAAATGCCTTCCTTTAAGGAAAAACTTGCGCCGGAAGAAATTGCGAACATCGCGATGTGGCTATCGGAAAAGAAATAAACTAACCATCTGAAATCATACTTTCCTTATCGTCCATACAACAAATACGCCTGTGCAGAGGAGCTTTTCTCCTACATGCACAGGCGTATTGTGTGTTCGGGCTTTTATTTTTGGTCATACGGTTACCTAACGGTTCTTCTCAAAGGCTTCATTAAATTGATGGGCTTCACGAATATCAACAGAAGTAATTCCGCCTTCATTATGGGTTGTAAGCCGAAGGGTTACAGCTTTATAGTCAATCGTAATATGAGGGTGGTGGTTAAATGCCTCTGAGATCGTGGCTACTTCATCCACAAATGCAATTCCCTTCATGAATTCATTGAACATGTATTTACGTACCATCGATTCATTATCCAGCTTCCAACCTTCGATCTTGCCTACCTGTTCAAGCAACTCTTGCCCCGTAAATAACAATTTTTGTTTCCTCCCTTATTAAAGGTAGCTTATAAGCAAACATCCCTTAGTTTCTTAGTCCAAGGGATGTACCAAAATCATGGCAATTTTCAGTTAGTGTATTCTTCCCTTGCAACAAATATAACTGAACTAACATTAATTTTACCATGGACTGGGAGCCTCAGGCAACTTAGCACCCGGCTTGCAGCGTCCTTAAACGAGTGGGACGGAGGCTAGATCTTCTTCCCCGACCAAAATATTGATGCGGTGTGTCTCCTTGTCATACATAACAACTCCGCCGCCTACCTGAATCACCGGTTCTTCACCAAGAGCAAAGAATAGATCCTCAGCCAAAGCCTCCCAAACCTCAAGCTTTGATTCCTCAGGCAGCTCCTTCCATTCATCAGATTCCATCTCAAAAAATAGATAACCGTCCGAAATACGTCCTACTGCTACCGTTAATTCATTCAAAATATCAGCGTAATCTCTACCATGCTTTACACCCACAACAATCACTCCGTTTTCTTCACAGATGGATAATTACTTACTTATCTATTATAGCCGAAAAAATGACTTCACAAAAAAGGGAATCCTGTCGATAAATAAGAATATACGTTGGTCGTATCGTGCAAGTGTCCCACCGCCGTTCAAGGATGATAAAAGCGGTATAGTCGGATCACTTCTTAAAACTCATGGACGAGGTGCATAATGGAAATTTCAACAATAATCGGTATAGTTCTCAGCTTGATCGCAGTATTATGGGGGATGGTCCTCAAAGGCGCCCCTCTTTACAGTTTATTGGCCCCGGCAGCTTACGTAATTATCTTGCTAGGTACTGCAGCGTCACTGTTCATGGCTTTTCCAATGAACGAAATGAAGAAGATTCCCAAGCTATTCAAAATCGTTTTTGTCAGCCAAAAGTTAATCAAAAAGAATGATTTAATCACTATGTTTATGGAGTGGGCCTCCATTACACGCCGCGAAGGCTTGCTGGCTCTAGAATCCAAGGTTGATGAAATAGAGGATGCTTTCCTTCGAAACGGTATGCGGATGATCATTGACGGTAATGATCAGGAGTTTGTCCGCGATGTTCTTATGGAAGATATCCATGCTACAGAAGATCGGCATAAAGCAGGAGCACTTATTTTTTCTCAAGCAGGTATGTATGCTCCGACTCTAGGGGTTCTTGGAGCCGTTATCGGTCTGATTGCGGCCATGGCGGATATGGGTGAGATGGAGAAGCTGGCTCATGCCATCGGGGGAGCTTTCATGGCCACAGTGCTTGGTATCTTTACCGGGTACGTGTTATGGCATCCGATTGCAACAAAGCTAAAGCGTTTGTCTAAACGCGAGATTGAAATCCGGCTAATGATGGTTGAAGGCTTGCTTTCCATTCAATCCGGTGTTTCCACAATTGCGATTAATCAAAAGCTCTCCGTATTCCTCACTCCTTCAGAGCGTACCAAGATGAACGAGAAGGAGGCTGGCTCGGGTGAGCAAAAAGATTAGGCACGAGGAACACGAGGAGCATGCCGACGAATCTTGGCTGCTCCCATATTCCGATCTAATGACGCTACTTGTCGCCCTGTTCCTTGTTCTGTATGCCATGAGTGCAACCGACGCCAAAAAGTTCGAAGAGATGAGTCAGGCATTCAGCTCCGCCCTTAATGGTGGAACAGGTATTCTAGACAAAAGCTCTGCGACACCCACAGATAGCAGCCTTGATCAGGGTAAAGGCAAGAAAATGGATAATATCATCCAAGAAAATACCGGTGAGGCCGAGATTGCTAAGCTCCGGAAGCAGGAACAGCAAGATCTTGAGAAGCTTAAGAAGCAGTTCGATCAATACATTAAGAATAACGGATTAACCGATCTTTTGAACACTAAGCTGAATCAATCTCAGCTTATGATTACTATCAGCGATAACGCTTTATTCTCCTCGGGACTAGCCCTTGTCAAAGACGATTCCCGTCAATTAGCAAAATCTATATCAACTATGTTGCAGCAATTCCCGGATTATGAAGTACTCGTACAGGGGCATACCGACAATATCCCTATTTCAAACAGCAGCTATTCTTCCAACTGGGATCTTAGTGTGGACCGGGCACTACATTTTATGAAAATATTATTGTTGAACACTAACCTAAACCCTAGGAAATTCAGTCCTATAGGCTATGGAGAATATCATCCGATCGCCGACAACACAACCGCTGATGGCCGTGCCAAAAACCGACGTGTAGAGGTCTCCATCCTTCGGAAGTACCAGGATCCCAATGCGGTAAATACCGTTGAGGCTTCCTCCAAATAATCAAACTGGTAAAACAATAAGAGCTGTCCCAAAGGTCTCAATAGGCCTCGTGGACAGCTCTTTTCTTTTATTTATTGAAGCTCATAATTCAGCATACTTCCAAGATCGGCCTTCTCTTCCGGCGTCAAATCACGCCATTCTCCCATTTGGAGCGCTCCCAGCCTGATGTTCATAATCCGGATACGCTGGAGCTTTCTGACCTCATAACCAAATGCGCTGCACATACGGCGAATTTGCCTGTTTTTACCCTCTGTTAAAATAATAC harbors:
- the motB gene encoding flagellar motor protein MotB — its product is MSKKIRHEEHEEHADESWLLPYSDLMTLLVALFLVLYAMSATDAKKFEEMSQAFSSALNGGTGILDKSSATPTDSSLDQGKGKKMDNIIQENTGEAEIAKLRKQEQQDLEKLKKQFDQYIKNNGLTDLLNTKLNQSQLMITISDNALFSSGLALVKDDSRQLAKSISTMLQQFPDYEVLVQGHTDNIPISNSSYSSNWDLSVDRALHFMKILLLNTNLNPRKFSPIGYGEYHPIADNTTADGRAKNRRVEVSILRKYQDPNAVNTVEASSK